CCCGCCGCAGCCGTTTTTCTCGTCGCCGCCGCGGCCATGACGGTTTGCCACATCCTGTACTACAAATCGACGCAGACTCTCCCCGCCAAAGAAAACATTTGGTACCTGAAACCCCTGCTGTGTCTGGCTGTTCTGATACCGGCGGCCGCCGGATGGATTGCCTCCCGTTTTGCCGGCGGTCTGGTCCGAAGCAAACGAATCGCCGCCGCCGCATTCGGCGGGCTGGCCGCCGCGGCACTCTATTCGCTCGGAACCTTTGTGCTTGAACAGAGCTGGGAACTGCCGGAAAAATCGGCTCTGCTGATTCCGCTGCTGTGGCGGGAATTTGTCTTTACGCTCACGGCTGTATTGGGAGCCGCCGCCGCGGAAATTACCGAGCCGTCTCCCGATATAACATCTTTTGTAAAAAAAGATTAAACCCCACCCAGGAAAACCGCTCGGTTTTATCGGCTTTGCATCTATTTTTCATCTGGATTTATTGGACAAGCACTTGTAAAATACCTGCGTTTGTGTGAAAATCTCTTTGGTTTGAAATGCCAAATTGCGATTTTGGAGTTGAAAAAGAATGAAGAATCCTTTTGGGTCGTTTTGCGACGGCCTGTTTTTGGACATGTGCGTTACCACGCAGATGAAGCTGCCGCGCCAGCGGGAAACCGTGCTGGCGTTTTTTGAGCGGATTCAGAAGCGATTTCCCACCCTGCATCAGTTTTCCCGCCGGGAGCAGGGAGAATTGATTCTCGAAGAAGAAATTGAAGGACGACGATTCCGCTGGGTAGCGATGGAAACTCAGCGTCTGTCCGCCGGCTGCGCAGACCCGGACGATTTCGAGCAGGCCTACGAACTCCAGCGGGAAGTCATCGAGATTATGCCCTATATGCTGGGCATCAGCCCGCTGGACATCGAGTCCCTCGATGTGACCTTTACAATGGATTTCGACTATCAGGGCAACCACGATGAGGTGATTGCGGAGGCCCTGCTGGGCAATTCGAGTTTGAGCAGTTTCTTTGAAATCCCGGGGGCCAAGGTTGTCAGCTGCTGTCCAAATCTGATTGCAGCCCTGACACCGGACGGCTCTCTGCAGGCACGGATTGCAATGGAATCCCGCAGCGGACTCTTTGAACGCAATGACAAAGGGAAACTGGAAGAGCCGATCAGTCTCTACTTTACCGTTCGCCGCTATCCTTCTGGACAGGCGGAATGGACGACTGCGGAAGCGTTTACGCAGCAATGCCGCATCGCCGAACACCTGATGTTTGAGCGGATTATTCCCCATTTTGCCCGGCCGCTGAGCAATGCCATATCCCAGAGACGATAACAGTTCCTTCATCTGAAAGCGAGGTGTCATCGATGGCGGTGATTGAGGCCCCCTTCAGCCGGTATAAAGTGAAAAATTACCTGATTGTGATGTGGATTCTGCTCGGGGCGGCGGCCATGTTCGCCTACGACGGCTATCTGAGCCGCTATGAATGGTCGGGCCGCTATTCCTTTTACAAAAAACACGTCGTGGACAACGGCGGCGTGCCGGATTCGGATATGAAGTTCAATATGTACAGCCCGCCGTTTCTTCTGGCGGGCGCCGCTGCGGCTGCCTTTTTCTATGTCCGCTCCAAAAACAGAAAACTGACGGCGGACGAAACCGCCCTCCGGACAGAAACGGCCTCCATCCCCTATGAAGCCATTGAAAGCATCGACAAAACCCATTTCGACAAGAAGGGGTTTTTCACAATCATCTATCAGGAAAACGGTCAGAAGCGGCAGTTGACGCTCTCGGACCGCAATTATGACAATCTGGGGGCCCTGCTGGACCTTCTGGTCAGCAAACTCATGTAAAGGAAATCTGGAAAGGAAGACTGGGCGGATGAATTGCTGTATTGCAGGTTTGCAGTGGGGCGATGAGGGCAAAGGAAAGGTTGTCGATATTCTTGCTGAACAGAGCGACTTGGTGGTCCGCTACAACGGGGGAGCCAATGCAGGCCACACGGTGATTATCGGCGACCAGCGGTTCGCCCTGCATTTGCTGCCCAGTGGTGCGGTTCGCCCGGGCTGCCGCTGTGTGATCGCTAACGGCGTCGTCGTGGACCCGGCGGTGCTGATGGAGGAAATCCGCGGTCTGCAGGAACGGGGAATTTCTCTGCAGGGGCGGCTGTTTATCAGCGAAAACGCCCACGTTGTTTTGGACTATCACAAACTCGAAGACCGGCTCCGGGAGGAGGCTCTCGGCAAAAACAAAATCGGCACGACCGCCCGCGGCATCGGCCCCTGCTATGCCGACAAAGTCGGACGCAGTTATGCCGTCCGGATGGCGGATTTTCGCAGACCGGAGGAACTGAAGGAAAAACTGCGGAAAATCATCTCCTACAAAAATAAACTGTTCAGCACACTCTACAATGCCCCGCCGCTGGATGCAGACGCCGTCTTTGAAAAATGCATGAGCTGGCGGACCGCCGTTCTGCCCTGCATTACCAACACCACCCAGCTGCTCTTTGAAGCCATCGACAAACGGCAATCCATCCTGTTCGAAGGGGCGCAGGGCTCTCTGCTGGATTTGGACCACGGGACCTTTCCCTACGTCACCAGTTCCAATGCCAGTCCGCTGGGACTGGGACCGGGCTGCGGGATACCGGCCCGCTATGTGGACCGATTCATCGGAGTCGCCAAGGCCTACTCCACCCGCGTAGGAGGCGGGCCGTTTCCGACCGAACAGAATAATGAAATCGGCCAGTATATTCGGGAAAAAGGGCACGAATACGGCACAACGACCGGTCGTCCCCGCCGGTGCGGCTGGTTTGATGCCGTGGCGGTCTCCTACACAGTCCGACTGGGAGGCATTACCGAAGCGGCAATGATGCATCTGGACACACTGGCGGGTCTGGAAGAGGTCAAAATCTGCCGTGCTTATCGAATCGGCGGTCAGGAAACCACATTCTTCCCCGGCGACAGTCGGGACCTGGAGGCCGCCGAATGCGTTTACGAAACCCTCGAGGGCTGGAAGGAGGATTTATCCGGAATTGAACACTATTCAGACCTGCCGGCCTCGGCACGACGATACGTGGAAACGGTCGAAAAACGAATTGGGATTCCGATTACGATGCTCGGTGTCGGGCCCCAGCGAAGCCAGGTCATTTACCGCAAACCTTTATGACGACGGATTTTGAAAACAAACGCCGTCAAACGGCCCTTCGGCTGGGTCTGAAGCCGGAGGCCTTGCCGCGACATATCGCCATCATTATGGACGGAAACGGTCGATGGGCCACGCAGCGGGGTCTGCCTCGTTTCCGCGGACATGAACAAGGCGGCAAGACCGTCGAAACCATCGCCAAATACTGCGTCGATATCGGTCTGGAGGTTCTGACGATTTACTCCTTCAGCATGCAGAACTGGAAGCGGCCGAAAGAGGAAATCGACTTCCTGATGTATCTCTATGCGGCGTATCTGGAGGGAATCCGGCCGATGCTGATGGAAAACAACGTACGGCTGGTTCATCTGGGCACCACACGCCAGCTGCCGCAGAAAGTCGTGGAGGCTCTGGAAGAAACCAAGCGGCTGACCGCCGGCAATACAGGGATGGTCTTGTGCCTGGCCCTCAATTACGGCGGTCGGGAGGAAATCGTTCAGGCCGTTCAGCGGATTGCCGAAAAATGCCGCCAAAATCTTTTGGAACCCGAAACAATAGACGAAGCGTGCATCTCCAACCACCTTTACACAGCGGGCTGCCCGGACCCGGACTTAGTCATCCGAACCTCCGGGGAACTTCGCATCAGCAATTTTCTGCTCTGGCAGATTTCATACGCGGAATTTTACGTCACGGAGACCTTCTGGCCGGATTTCACACCGGCGGATTTGGACAAAGCCCTGACGGCCTTTGCAGGACGTTCCAGGCGATTTGGAGATATTCGCCCCTCAGGAGCATGATTTGAGGCACGAAGGATGCTCAAGCAACGATTGATTTTTGGAACGCTGATGACGGCGGCTTTCGTCGGGCTGATTCTGCTGGACGGCCGGCTGGATGGGTCCTTATCGGGCACTCCTGTTCAGGAAAAACCCCAAGGCACCCTTTTTCTGATTCTGCTGTGTATTCTTGCCGTCCCCGCCCAAATGGAACTGGCTGCTCTGGCCCGCAGCGGCGGTCAAAAGATTTTCCTGCCGGAAGCCGTTATCGGCTCTATCCTCGTCGCAGTCGGTTTTTACTGGGCAAACTTATCTGAAATTCCAGAGCGTTTTTTGCTCTATTATTTCCTTTTTTCCCTGTTTTTCATCTTTGCTGGTCTCTTTTTGGCTCAGCTTCTGCGGGAAGGTGTTATCGGAACCCTGAAAAACTGCTCTGCCACGCTCTTTTCGATACTTTATCTGGGCTTTTTGTCGAGTTTTGTGGTCGGGATACGGGTCAGCAGCGGCCCTTGGGCCCTTCTGGCCTTTATTTTTACGATAAAATCTTCTGATACAGGAGCTTACGCCATTGGGAAGCTGTTCGGCACCCACAAATTAGCCCCGATGGTCAGCCCGAAGAAAACCTGGGAGGGACTGGCGGGTGCTGTTTTCGGCGGGGTGTTATGCGCCTATCTTTTTTCCATGTTTTCGGGTATAATGTCCCCGCTTCAGTCGGTGTTCTTTGGAGCTGTATCGGCTGTACTTGGACAAATGAGCGATTTGTGTGAATCGATGCTCAAGCGGGATGCCAGTCAAAAAGATGCCTCCGCGTCCATTCCGGGGTTCGGGGGAATTCTGGATGTGATTGATTCGCTGCTGCTGCCGGCCCCGCTTGCCTATTTGTTCTTTTTGTGGGTATAGACAATTCTGACGAAGGAAAAAACGTTGGAACTGAAATTAATCATTCAATCCGACCAGCAGCGTCTGGAATTATTCGGCCCGACCGACGGGCATCTGCGGATGCTCCAGAATGAACTGCACGTGCGAATCACGGCCCGCGGAGAGATGGTTATCATCAGCGGCGGAGAACCGGAGGTGCGCCGCACGGCAGATGTGCTGGACCGGATGCAGAAACGGCTGCTCAAACGGGGAACACTCA
The Anaerohalosphaeraceae bacterium genome window above contains:
- a CDS encoding phosphatidate cytidylyltransferase, with protein sequence MLKQRLIFGTLMTAAFVGLILLDGRLDGSLSGTPVQEKPQGTLFLILLCILAVPAQMELAALARSGGQKIFLPEAVIGSILVAVGFYWANLSEIPERFLLYYFLFSLFFIFAGLFLAQLLREGVIGTLKNCSATLFSILYLGFLSSFVVGIRVSSGPWALLAFIFTIKSSDTGAYAIGKLFGTHKLAPMVSPKKTWEGLAGAVFGGVLCAYLFSMFSGIMSPLQSVFFGAVSAVLGQMSDLCESMLKRDASQKDASASIPGFGGILDVIDSLLLPAPLAYLFFLWV
- a CDS encoding isoprenyl transferase; its protein translation is MTTDFENKRRQTALRLGLKPEALPRHIAIIMDGNGRWATQRGLPRFRGHEQGGKTVETIAKYCVDIGLEVLTIYSFSMQNWKRPKEEIDFLMYLYAAYLEGIRPMLMENNVRLVHLGTTRQLPQKVVEALEETKRLTAGNTGMVLCLALNYGGREEIVQAVQRIAEKCRQNLLEPETIDEACISNHLYTAGCPDPDLVIRTSGELRISNFLLWQISYAEFYVTETFWPDFTPADLDKALTAFAGRSRRFGDIRPSGA
- a CDS encoding adenylosuccinate synthase; protein product: MNCCIAGLQWGDEGKGKVVDILAEQSDLVVRYNGGANAGHTVIIGDQRFALHLLPSGAVRPGCRCVIANGVVVDPAVLMEEIRGLQERGISLQGRLFISENAHVVLDYHKLEDRLREEALGKNKIGTTARGIGPCYADKVGRSYAVRMADFRRPEELKEKLRKIISYKNKLFSTLYNAPPLDADAVFEKCMSWRTAVLPCITNTTQLLFEAIDKRQSILFEGAQGSLLDLDHGTFPYVTSSNASPLGLGPGCGIPARYVDRFIGVAKAYSTRVGGGPFPTEQNNEIGQYIREKGHEYGTTTGRPRRCGWFDAVAVSYTVRLGGITEAAMMHLDTLAGLEEVKICRAYRIGGQETTFFPGDSRDLEAAECVYETLEGWKEDLSGIEHYSDLPASARRYVETVEKRIGIPITMLGVGPQRSQVIYRKPL